From Nycticebus coucang isolate mNycCou1 chromosome 6, mNycCou1.pri, whole genome shotgun sequence, the proteins below share one genomic window:
- the LOC128589152 gene encoding stAR-related lipid transfer protein 5-like isoform X2, whose amino-acid sequence MDPALAAQISEAVAEKVLQYRRDASGWKICRESNGISVSWRPSVEFPGNLYRGEGIVLGTPKEVWDCVKPAAGGLREKWDENVASFEIIQSITDTLCISRTSTPSAAMKLISPRDFVDLVLVRKYEDGTISSNATHVEHPLSPPKPGFVRGFNHPCGCFCEPLPGEPGKTNLITFFQTDLSGYFPRNVVDSFFPCSMAGFYANLQKAVKKFHD is encoded by the exons ATGGACCCGGCGCTGGCCGCTCAGATAAGCGAGGCTGTGGCGGAGAAGGTGCTCCAGTATCGGCGAGACGCGTCAGGCTGGAAGATATGCCGAGAAAGC AATGGAATTTCAGTTTCCTGGAGGCCATCTGTGGAGTTTCCAGGCAACCT GTACCGAGGCGAAGGCATTGTGTTGGGAACACCCAAGGAGGTGTGGGACTGTGTAAAGCCGGCTGCTGGGGGCCTGCGGGAgaagtgggatgaaaatgtggcTAGTTTTGAAATTATCCAAAGCATCACTGAT ACACTGTGCATAAGCAGAACCTCTACTCCCTCGGCCGCTATGAAGCTCATTTCTCCCAGAGATTTTGTGGACCTGGTGCTGGTCAGGAAGTATGAGGATGGGACCATTAGTTCCAACG CTACCCATGTGGAGCATCCCTTGTCCCCCCCGAAGCCAGGTTTTGTGAGGGGATTTAACCATCCTTGCGGATGCTTCTGTGAGCCACTGCCAGG GGAGCCGGGCAAGACCAACCTGATCACATTCTTCCAGACCGACCTCAGCGGCTACTTCCCACGGAATGTGGTGGACTCCTTCTTCCCCTGCAGCATGGCTGGGTTTTACGCCAACCTTCAGAAAGCAGTGAAGAAATTCCATGACTGA
- the LOC128589152 gene encoding stAR-related lipid transfer protein 5-like isoform X1, with translation MDPALAAQISEAVAEKVLQYRRDASGWKICRESNGISVSWRPSVEFPGNLYRGEGIVLGTPKEVWDCVKPAAGGLREKWDENVASFEIIQSITDTLCISRTSTPSAAMKLISPRDFVDLVLVRKYEDGTISSNATHVEHPLSPPKPGFVRGFNHPCGCFCEPLPGCIRNLYQPPQSVCCSVTRHTSCWSQTRVDGEQHLFVSPGAWRRGNSLKAFAE, from the exons ATGGACCCGGCGCTGGCCGCTCAGATAAGCGAGGCTGTGGCGGAGAAGGTGCTCCAGTATCGGCGAGACGCGTCAGGCTGGAAGATATGCCGAGAAAGC AATGGAATTTCAGTTTCCTGGAGGCCATCTGTGGAGTTTCCAGGCAACCT GTACCGAGGCGAAGGCATTGTGTTGGGAACACCCAAGGAGGTGTGGGACTGTGTAAAGCCGGCTGCTGGGGGCCTGCGGGAgaagtgggatgaaaatgtggcTAGTTTTGAAATTATCCAAAGCATCACTGAT ACACTGTGCATAAGCAGAACCTCTACTCCCTCGGCCGCTATGAAGCTCATTTCTCCCAGAGATTTTGTGGACCTGGTGCTGGTCAGGAAGTATGAGGATGGGACCATTAGTTCCAACG CTACCCATGTGGAGCATCCCTTGTCCCCCCCGAAGCCAGGTTTTGTGAGGGGATTTAACCATCCTTGCGGATGCTTCTGTGAGCCACTGCCAGG GTGTATTAGAAATCTGTACCAGCCTCCACAGTCGGTCTGCTGCAGTGTCACACGGCACACGTCATGCTGGTCTCAGACCCGAGTAGATGGAGAGCAGCATCTGTTTGTTTCTCCCGGAGCCTGGCGCAGAGGGAATTCTCTGAaagcatttgctgaatga
- the LOC128589152 gene encoding stAR-related lipid transfer protein 5-like isoform X3, translating into MEFQFPGGHLWSFQATCKCMPCSKLIKDASSCLVFLYRGEGIVLGTPKEVWDCVKPAAGGLREKWDENVASFEIIQSITDTLCISRTSTPSAAMKLISPRDFVDLVLVRKYEDGTISSNATHVEHPLSPPKPGFVRGFNHPCGCFCEPLPGCIRNLYQPPQSVCCSVTRHTSCWSQTRVDGEQHLFVSPGAWRRGNSLKAFAE; encoded by the exons ATGGAATTTCAGTTTCCTGGAGGCCATCTGTGGAGTTTCCAGGCAACCTGTAAGTGCATGCCTTGTTCTAAGCTTATCAAAGATGCCTCATCCTGCCTGGTGTTTCT GTACCGAGGCGAAGGCATTGTGTTGGGAACACCCAAGGAGGTGTGGGACTGTGTAAAGCCGGCTGCTGGGGGCCTGCGGGAgaagtgggatgaaaatgtggcTAGTTTTGAAATTATCCAAAGCATCACTGAT ACACTGTGCATAAGCAGAACCTCTACTCCCTCGGCCGCTATGAAGCTCATTTCTCCCAGAGATTTTGTGGACCTGGTGCTGGTCAGGAAGTATGAGGATGGGACCATTAGTTCCAACG CTACCCATGTGGAGCATCCCTTGTCCCCCCCGAAGCCAGGTTTTGTGAGGGGATTTAACCATCCTTGCGGATGCTTCTGTGAGCCACTGCCAGG GTGTATTAGAAATCTGTACCAGCCTCCACAGTCGGTCTGCTGCAGTGTCACACGGCACACGTCATGCTGGTCTCAGACCCGAGTAGATGGAGAGCAGCATCTGTTTGTTTCTCCCGGAGCCTGGCGCAGAGGGAATTCTCTGAaagcatttgctgaatga
- the LOC128589152 gene encoding stAR-related lipid transfer protein 5-like isoform X4 translates to MDPALAAQISEAVAEKVLQYRRDASGWKICRESNGISVSWRPSVEFPGNLYRGEGIVLGTPKEVWDCVKPAAGGLREKWDENVASFEIIQSITDTLCISRTSTPSAAMKLISPRDFVDLVLVRKYEDGTISSNATHVEHPLSPPKPGFVRGFNHPCGCFCEPLPGLHSRSAAVSHGTRHAGLRPE, encoded by the exons ATGGACCCGGCGCTGGCCGCTCAGATAAGCGAGGCTGTGGCGGAGAAGGTGCTCCAGTATCGGCGAGACGCGTCAGGCTGGAAGATATGCCGAGAAAGC AATGGAATTTCAGTTTCCTGGAGGCCATCTGTGGAGTTTCCAGGCAACCT GTACCGAGGCGAAGGCATTGTGTTGGGAACACCCAAGGAGGTGTGGGACTGTGTAAAGCCGGCTGCTGGGGGCCTGCGGGAgaagtgggatgaaaatgtggcTAGTTTTGAAATTATCCAAAGCATCACTGAT ACACTGTGCATAAGCAGAACCTCTACTCCCTCGGCCGCTATGAAGCTCATTTCTCCCAGAGATTTTGTGGACCTGGTGCTGGTCAGGAAGTATGAGGATGGGACCATTAGTTCCAACG CTACCCATGTGGAGCATCCCTTGTCCCCCCCGAAGCCAGGTTTTGTGAGGGGATTTAACCATCCTTGCGGATGCTTCTGTGAGCCACTGCCAGG CCTCCACAGTCGGTCTGCTGCAGTGTCACACGGCACACGTCATGCTGGTCTCAGACCCGAGTAG